One Methylobacterium oryzae DNA window includes the following coding sequences:
- a CDS encoding flagellar biosynthesis repressor FlbT, which yields MPLRLELKPFERLIINGALLRNGDRRSTFLIETQCKFLRESEIITESEADTACKRLHLTLTVIYLADDPTQGIDLFFRQATDLLGLAPAAAGQIAAIAEAVEAGEYYRSLKLSRKLVEWEAAGAESPAEVPDAAAAR from the coding sequence ATGCCCCTGCGCCTGGAACTCAAGCCGTTCGAGCGGTTGATCATCAACGGCGCGCTGCTCCGCAACGGCGACCGTCGCTCGACCTTCCTGATCGAGACGCAGTGCAAGTTCCTGCGCGAGAGCGAGATCATCACGGAGAGCGAGGCCGACACGGCCTGCAAGCGTCTCCACCTGACCCTGACGGTCATCTACCTCGCCGACGACCCGACGCAGGGCATCGACCTGTTCTTCCGGCAGGCCACGGATTTGCTGGGACTCGCGCCGGCCGCCGCCGGGCAGATCGCCGCGATCGCCGAGGCGGTGGAGGCCGGCGAGTATTACCGGTCGCTCAAGCTGAGCCGCAAGCTCGTCGAGTGGGAGGCGGCCGGCGCCGAATCGCCGGCCGAGGTGCCGGACGCCGCGGCGGCTCGCTGA
- the flaF gene encoding flagellar biosynthesis regulator FlaF has translation MNYAANAYAKTSHSALSPREAESAVLLKAAQKLIGASQGLASGDAGRINEALSFNQRVWTLLTSEATSAENPLPADVKQGVGRLGVFVLQSCIDTMIAPTPEKIATLVSINNHIAAGLQGNPG, from the coding sequence ATGAACTACGCCGCCAACGCCTACGCCAAGACCTCCCACAGCGCGCTGTCGCCCCGCGAAGCCGAATCCGCCGTGCTGCTCAAGGCGGCGCAGAAGCTGATCGGCGCCAGCCAGGGGCTCGCCAGCGGCGACGCCGGGCGCATCAACGAGGCCCTGTCGTTCAACCAGCGGGTCTGGACGCTGCTGACCTCCGAGGCGACGTCCGCGGAGAACCCGCTCCCCGCCGACGTGAAGCAGGGCGTCGGACGCCTGGGCGTGTTCGTGCTCCAGAGCTGCATCGACACGATGATCGCTCCCACGCCGGAGAAGATCGCCACGCTCGTGTCGATCAACAATCACATCGCCGCCGGCCTGCAGGGCAATCCCGGCTGA
- a CDS encoding SDR family NAD(P)-dependent oxidoreductase — MTAKGDQRARYPSLAGKRVLVTGGASGIGEGLVEAFVGQGARVLFFDIADDAARAVVARLAPGAAHAPLYRRCDLTDIEAVRALVAEADTALGGLDILINNAGNDDRHALADVTPAYWDDRMAVNLRHLFFAAQAAVPPMRRAGGGVILNFGSISWHLGLTEMPLYQTAKAAIEGMTRALARDLGRDNIRVAAIVPGNVQTPRQERWYSPEGEAEIVAAQCLNGRIQPADVAALVLFLASDDARMCTAHAYFIDAGWR, encoded by the coding sequence ATGACGGCGAAGGGCGATCAGCGCGCGCGGTATCCCAGCCTCGCCGGCAAGCGCGTCCTCGTGACCGGCGGTGCCTCGGGCATCGGCGAGGGGCTGGTGGAGGCCTTCGTCGGGCAGGGCGCCCGCGTCCTGTTCTTCGATATCGCCGACGACGCGGCCCGCGCCGTGGTGGCGCGCCTCGCGCCCGGCGCCGCGCACGCCCCGCTCTACCGGCGCTGCGACCTGACCGATATCGAGGCGGTCCGCGCGCTGGTGGCCGAGGCCGACACGGCCCTCGGCGGGCTCGACATCCTGATCAACAATGCCGGCAACGACGACCGCCACGCTCTCGCGGACGTGACGCCCGCCTACTGGGACGACCGGATGGCGGTGAATCTGCGCCACCTGTTCTTCGCGGCCCAGGCGGCGGTCCCACCCATGCGCCGCGCCGGCGGTGGCGTGATCCTCAATTTCGGATCGATCAGCTGGCATCTCGGGCTGACGGAGATGCCGCTCTACCAGACCGCCAAGGCGGCGATCGAGGGCATGACCCGGGCGCTCGCCCGCGACCTCGGCCGCGACAACATCCGGGTGGCGGCGATCGTGCCGGGCAACGTTCAGACGCCCCGCCAGGAGCGATGGTACTCGCCGGAGGGCGAGGCGGAGATCGTCGCCGCGCAGTGCCTGAACGGTCGGATCCAGCCGGCCGACGTCGCCGCGCTGGTCCTGTTCCTGGCCTCGGACGATGCCCGGATGTGTACGGCCCACGCGTACTTCATCGACGCGGGCTGGCGCTAG